Proteins found in one Rahnella aquatilis CIP 78.65 = ATCC 33071 genomic segment:
- a CDS encoding TonB-dependent siderophore receptor, translated as MNNNKLFDFKRKSHPAILAAIYGVAMLTPVSGHSAGENDTLTITGQGADDGGYSAGTSSVASKIPTPRLNEAQSVSVVTRQQLDDYQATSLSDAMRFVSGVSEGNTLAGTEDGFVRRGFGSNSDGSIYRDGVRSSQGLNFDATTERVEVLKGSASLLYGIQNPGGVINLVSKKPQYDWHTKVSGRYASEGGGAGTVDVTGPLGNGFALRMIAEKQDQDYWRNFGSDKHTLISPSLQWYGEKASFLISYSDYRYDIPYDRGTAFINGKAIDIGYKNRLDDKSNRAWGHNKTLNAHYDWQFSDDWSTRLTVGWNQRRYNNDEVRVTAVNTTTGAVTRRADANRGFNHKTKYVSWDLLGSQDILGMNHDLVLGTDYEMNQTYRAHQYQGKANSSFNYFDPQYDILSPVANSTTENTANGNNLNRIHSRSVYAKDSISLTSDWIAVLGGRYQHYEQRASKGFDPVVQTLDSEGNKFLPQAGLIYKVTPDVSLYSSVSKSFTPSTDVDDDGNVGKPEQGTTWEVGSKWQMTPRMFASVALYRIDERDMSLSINGETRAIDKARSSGAEFELNGEILPDWEVSASYSYDKAEIVDDGENAANNGNRLQNAPRHSGALYLSHNLVINGLPGDFRIGGGARYVGTRAGDPENSFTLPDYTVADSFVAWNNRLFGEKTQLKLNLNNLFNKHYYTSSGGNLRVREGETRNLMVQASVEF; from the coding sequence ATGAATAATAACAAGTTGTTTGATTTTAAAAGAAAAAGCCATCCTGCCATTCTTGCTGCGATTTATGGTGTTGCAATGCTGACACCCGTTTCAGGGCATTCAGCCGGGGAAAACGACACGCTCACCATCACCGGCCAGGGGGCTGACGATGGGGGGTATAGCGCAGGCACAAGTTCTGTCGCCAGTAAAATACCCACCCCGCGCCTTAACGAGGCACAGTCAGTCAGTGTGGTGACCCGGCAACAACTGGACGACTATCAGGCCACAAGTCTTTCTGATGCGATGCGTTTTGTCAGCGGTGTCAGTGAGGGGAATACGCTCGCAGGTACGGAGGATGGATTTGTCCGGCGTGGTTTTGGTTCCAATTCTGATGGTTCTATTTATCGTGACGGCGTGCGCAGCAGTCAGGGCCTCAACTTTGATGCCACCACCGAACGTGTTGAAGTACTGAAAGGTTCTGCCTCCTTACTCTATGGGATCCAAAACCCCGGCGGGGTCATCAACCTGGTCAGTAAAAAACCGCAATATGACTGGCACACGAAAGTCAGCGGACGTTACGCCAGTGAAGGCGGCGGAGCAGGGACAGTCGATGTCACCGGCCCGCTGGGTAATGGTTTTGCTTTGCGCATGATTGCGGAAAAACAGGATCAGGATTACTGGCGTAATTTTGGCAGCGATAAACACACATTAATTTCACCGTCGCTGCAATGGTACGGCGAAAAAGCCAGCTTCCTGATCAGCTATTCTGATTACCGCTACGATATTCCTTACGATCGCGGCACCGCTTTTATTAACGGTAAGGCGATCGATATCGGTTATAAAAACCGGCTGGATGACAAGTCAAACCGGGCCTGGGGTCATAATAAAACGCTGAACGCGCATTATGACTGGCAGTTCAGTGATGACTGGAGCACCCGGCTGACGGTTGGCTGGAACCAGCGCCGCTACAATAATGACGAGGTCAGGGTGACGGCGGTGAACACCACCACCGGTGCCGTGACGCGCAGGGCGGATGCCAACCGCGGTTTTAACCATAAGACCAAATACGTTTCCTGGGATCTGCTGGGTTCGCAGGACATTCTGGGCATGAATCATGATCTTGTGCTGGGTACAGACTATGAGATGAACCAGACGTATCGTGCACATCAATACCAGGGAAAAGCCAACAGCAGCTTTAACTATTTTGATCCGCAATATGACATTCTCTCCCCGGTGGCCAACAGCACGACTGAGAATACGGCTAATGGCAATAACCTGAACCGGATCCACAGCCGGTCGGTTTACGCTAAAGACAGTATTTCACTGACGTCAGACTGGATTGCGGTGCTGGGTGGCCGTTATCAGCACTATGAGCAACGTGCGTCAAAAGGCTTTGATCCGGTCGTTCAGACGCTTGATTCAGAAGGGAATAAGTTTTTACCTCAGGCTGGTCTGATTTATAAAGTCACACCAGATGTCTCTCTGTACAGCAGCGTCAGCAAATCCTTTACGCCGTCCACGGATGTCGATGATGACGGCAATGTCGGAAAGCCTGAACAGGGCACCACCTGGGAAGTGGGCAGTAAATGGCAGATGACCCCACGCATGTTTGCCAGCGTGGCGCTGTACCGTATTGATGAGCGTGACATGTCACTGAGCATTAACGGCGAAACGCGCGCCATTGATAAAGCGCGCTCCAGCGGGGCGGAATTCGAGTTAAATGGTGAGATTCTGCCTGACTGGGAAGTCAGTGCCAGTTACAGCTATGACAAAGCCGAAATTGTAGATGATGGTGAAAACGCTGCGAATAACGGCAACCGCCTGCAGAATGCACCGCGTCATTCGGGCGCGCTCTATCTGAGTCATAATCTGGTGATTAACGGCCTGCCGGGAGATTTCCGTATCGGCGGCGGTGCGCGGTATGTGGGCACCCGTGCGGGAGATCCGGAGAACAGTTTCACGTTGCCTGATTATACGGTGGCTGACAGCTTTGTTGCATGGAACAACCGTCTGTTTGGGGAGAAGACGCAGCTTAAACTCAACCTGAATAATCTGTTTAACAAACATTATTACACGTCCAGCGGCGGTAACCTGCGCGTACGCGAAGGTGAAACCCGTAATCTTATGGTGCAGGCAAGTGTTGAATTCTGA
- a CDS encoding ABC transporter substrate-binding protein, with product MTMLFMLLLTLTGFGVQARTVTDIDGNHVDIPDNPQRIVLGESRMLYTLALLETGDPVKRIVGWPLDLKKYDSQTWNIFAQRFPQMLAIPSLGLGGTNDMNPEKVLALKPDLVILPSLARYDDADLRLNAMLKAAHIPVVKVDLRVHLLKNTTRSVNILGEVLNQTARAQAFNHFYDAHMQVIHDRLAAYSGHKPTVLLQLHLGRRNECCVTAVKGSLGELLNFAGGDNIASKTVQGVFGRLNEETVIMAQPEVYFATGAGSAEDQNDLKLGPAITLEMAQHSLQELTARQNGLRELKALHNGRTGMIWQNFYLSPWHVAATEFMAKTLYPDVFADIEPEQTLKQIFHDYLPIPYSGTYFAHGSP from the coding sequence ATGACGATGCTGTTTATGTTGTTGCTGACACTGACGGGCTTCGGCGTACAGGCCCGCACCGTCACCGACATCGACGGTAATCATGTGGACATTCCCGATAATCCGCAACGTATCGTGCTTGGCGAAAGCCGGATGCTTTATACCCTGGCTCTTCTTGAAACCGGTGATCCGGTGAAACGGATTGTCGGCTGGCCGCTCGACCTGAAGAAGTATGACAGCCAGACCTGGAACATTTTTGCTCAGCGTTTTCCGCAGATGCTGGCGATTCCGTCGCTGGGGTTGGGCGGAACAAATGACATGAATCCTGAAAAGGTGCTGGCGCTGAAACCGGATCTGGTGATCCTGCCCAGCCTTGCGCGCTATGACGATGCCGATTTGCGTCTTAACGCTATGCTCAAGGCTGCGCATATTCCGGTAGTGAAAGTCGATCTTCGTGTGCATCTGCTGAAAAATACCACGCGCAGTGTGAACATTCTGGGCGAAGTACTTAACCAGACTGCACGGGCTCAGGCCTTTAATCACTTTTATGATGCGCATATGCAGGTTATCCATGATCGTCTGGCCGCTTATTCCGGCCACAAACCGACGGTGCTGCTTCAGTTACATCTTGGACGTCGCAATGAATGTTGTGTGACCGCCGTGAAAGGCAGTCTGGGTGAACTGCTGAATTTTGCCGGAGGGGATAATATCGCCAGCAAAACGGTTCAGGGCGTCTTTGGCCGGCTTAATGAAGAAACGGTTATCATGGCGCAACCAGAAGTGTATTTCGCCACGGGTGCGGGTTCTGCTGAGGATCAGAATGATTTGAAACTGGGACCCGCCATTACACTGGAAATGGCACAACACAGTTTGCAGGAACTGACAGCCAGGCAGAATGGTTTGCGTGAACTGAAAGCCCTGCATAACGGCCGCACCGGGATGATATGGCAAAATTTTTACCTCAGCCCGTGGCATGTTGCTGCGACCGAGTTTATGGCCAAAACCCTTTATCCTGACGTGTTTGCGGATATTGAACCCGAGCAGACATTGAAACAGATCTTTCACGACTACCTGCCAATCCCCTATAGCGGCACCTATTTTGCCCACGGCAGTCCGTGA
- a CDS encoding peptide MFS transporter translates to MHSSVNKNESRTFFGHPYPLGSLFFTEMWERFSFYGIRPLLILFMAATVYDGGMGLARENASAIVGIFAGCMYLAALPGGWLADNWLGQQRAVWYGSILIALGHLSIALSAFMGDSLFFIGLMFIVLGSGLFKTCISVMVGTLYKKGDARRDGGFSLFYMGINMGSFIAPLISGWLIKTHGWHWGFGIGGIGMLVALIIFRLYAVPAMKRYDSEVGLDSTWNSPVAKKNGVGVWLLALAAGVAVIVALISQGVIVINPVAVASVLVYVIAASVALYFIYLFLFAGLNRKERARLLVCFILLVSAAFFWSAFEQKPTSFNLFANDYTNRMIGDFEIPAVWFQSINALFIILLAPVFSWAWPLLARKNVRPSSITKFIIGILCAAAGFGIMMMAAQNVLNSGGAGVSPLWLVGSILMLTLGELCLSPIGLATMTLLAPERMRGQMMGLWFCASALGNLAAGLIGGHVKADQLDMLPDLFARCSIALLICAAVLFVLIIPVRRMLENAQSKTEQKPVTHA, encoded by the coding sequence ATGCATTCCTCTGTTAATAAAAACGAAAGCCGGACTTTTTTCGGCCATCCTTATCCGCTCGGCTCATTGTTCTTCACTGAAATGTGGGAGCGGTTCTCGTTTTATGGCATCCGTCCTTTACTGATCCTGTTTATGGCAGCGACGGTTTATGACGGCGGCATGGGGCTTGCGCGTGAAAACGCATCAGCTATCGTCGGTATATTTGCTGGTTGTATGTATCTGGCGGCGCTGCCGGGTGGGTGGCTGGCGGATAACTGGCTCGGACAGCAGAGGGCGGTCTGGTACGGATCGATCCTCATCGCGCTCGGCCACCTGTCCATTGCGCTTTCCGCTTTCATGGGCGACAGCCTGTTCTTCATCGGCCTGATGTTTATTGTTCTCGGCTCCGGCCTGTTCAAAACGTGCATCTCGGTTATGGTGGGCACGTTGTATAAAAAAGGCGACGCGCGTCGCGATGGCGGTTTCTCGCTGTTTTATATGGGCATCAACATGGGGTCGTTTATCGCGCCGCTGATTTCCGGCTGGCTGATAAAAACGCATGGCTGGCACTGGGGCTTTGGTATCGGGGGCATCGGTATGCTGGTGGCGCTGATTATCTTCCGCCTGTACGCCGTGCCGGCCATGAAACGTTACGACAGCGAAGTGGGGCTGGATTCAACCTGGAACAGTCCGGTTGCGAAGAAAAATGGTGTGGGTGTCTGGCTGCTGGCGCTGGCCGCAGGGGTCGCCGTCATCGTTGCGCTGATCTCGCAGGGCGTGATCGTCATTAACCCGGTTGCCGTCGCCAGCGTGCTGGTGTATGTGATTGCGGCGTCCGTTGCGCTCTATTTTATCTATCTGTTCCTGTTTGCCGGACTGAACCGGAAAGAGCGCGCCCGGCTGCTGGTGTGCTTTATTCTGCTGGTTTCGGCGGCCTTTTTCTGGTCTGCATTTGAGCAGAAACCGACCTCGTTCAACCTGTTTGCTAACGATTACACCAACCGCATGATCGGCGATTTCGAAATCCCTGCCGTCTGGTTCCAGTCCATCAATGCGCTGTTTATCATCCTGCTGGCACCGGTATTTAGCTGGGCATGGCCGTTACTGGCGCGTAAAAATGTGCGCCCGAGCAGCATCACCAAGTTCATCATCGGCATTTTGTGTGCAGCGGCAGGTTTCGGGATCATGATGATGGCAGCCCAGAACGTGCTGAACAGCGGCGGGGCAGGCGTATCGCCATTATGGCTGGTAGGAAGCATTCTGATGCTGACGCTCGGCGAGTTGTGCCTGAGCCCGATTGGTCTGGCGACGATGACGCTGCTGGCACCGGAAAGAATGCGCGGTCAGATGATGGGCCTGTGGTTCTGTGCCAGCGCACTGGGGAATCTGGCAGCCGGTTTGATTGGCGGACATGTAAAAGCCGATCAACTGGATATGTTGCCTGACCTCTTCGCGCGATGCTCCATTGCGTTGCTGATCTGCGCTGCGGTGCTGTTTGTCCTTATCATTCCGGTGCGCAGAATGCTGGAAAACGCCCAGTCTAAGACAGAGCAAAAACCGGTGACGCATGCCTGA
- the arsC gene encoding glutaredoxin-dependent arsenate reductase produces the protein MSNITIYHNPACGTSRNTLELIRNSGAEPAIILYLETPPAREELVTLIADMGITVRALLRKNVGPYEQLKLADNHFSDDQLIDFMLQYPILINRPVVVTPLGTRLCRPSEEVLAILPDEQRGAFTKEDGEAVIDESGKRITKI, from the coding sequence ATGAGCAACATCACTATTTATCACAACCCGGCCTGTGGCACATCGCGCAATACCCTTGAGCTGATCCGCAACAGCGGCGCTGAGCCTGCAATAATTTTGTATCTTGAAACACCACCGGCGCGTGAGGAACTGGTAACACTGATTGCGGATATGGGCATTACTGTGCGGGCGTTGTTACGCAAAAATGTCGGGCCGTATGAGCAATTAAAACTGGCAGACAATCATTTCAGCGACGATCAGCTGATCGACTTTATGTTGCAGTACCCGATCCTGATCAACCGGCCGGTGGTCGTTACGCCGCTGGGCACCCGTTTATGCCGCCCTTCTGAGGAGGTATTAGCGATCTTGCCTGATGAGCAACGTGGCGCGTTCACCAAGGAAGACGGTGAAGCGGTTATTGATGAAAGCGGCAAACGCATAACGAAAATCTAA
- a CDS encoding arsenic transporter, producing the protein MWLAGTIFLLTLILVIWQPRGLGIGWGAMLGAGLALLTGVVHPSDIPVVWQIVWNATATFIAVIIISLLLDESGFFEWAALHVARWGNGRGRLLFTWIILLGAMVAALFANDGAALILTPIVMAMLLALGFSRGATLAFVMAAGFIADVASLPLIVSNLVNIVSADFFNLGFTEYAAVMGPVNLAAIATTLVMLHLFFRQDIPPVYDISLLKRPEEAIRDAGTFKAGWLVLILLLAGFFGLEPLGVPVSLVAAIGALILYVIARKGHAINTGKVLRGAPWQIVIFSLGMYLVVYGLRNAGLTHTLSALLNQLAEQGLWASTLGTGFLTAFLSSIMNNMPTVLIGALSIEGSSATGVIREAMIYANVIGSDLGPKITPIGSLATLLWLHVLSQKNMTITWGYYFRVGIVMTLPVLFVTLAALALRLSVVL; encoded by the coding sequence ATGTGGCTGGCAGGTACTATTTTTTTGCTCACCCTGATTCTGGTTATCTGGCAGCCCCGCGGGCTGGGCATTGGCTGGGGCGCCATGCTGGGCGCAGGTCTGGCATTACTGACAGGCGTCGTTCACCCAAGTGATATTCCTGTTGTCTGGCAAATAGTCTGGAATGCAACGGCCACTTTTATTGCCGTTATCATTATCAGCCTGCTGCTGGATGAATCGGGTTTCTTCGAGTGGGCGGCACTGCATGTTGCACGCTGGGGAAACGGACGCGGGCGTCTGTTATTTACCTGGATTATTTTGCTGGGCGCAATGGTCGCTGCGCTGTTCGCCAATGACGGTGCCGCACTGATTCTGACGCCGATTGTCATGGCGATGCTGCTGGCTCTGGGTTTCAGTCGCGGCGCGACATTAGCCTTTGTCATGGCCGCCGGTTTTATCGCGGATGTTGCCAGCCTGCCGCTGATCGTCTCAAATCTGGTGAATATCGTTTCGGCTGATTTCTTTAATCTGGGATTCACGGAATATGCAGCCGTCATGGGGCCGGTTAATCTGGCGGCCATTGCGACAACACTGGTCATGCTGCACCTGTTTTTCCGCCAAGACATTCCCCCGGTTTACGATATTTCTCTGTTAAAACGGCCTGAAGAGGCGATCCGCGATGCCGGCACCTTCAAAGCTGGCTGGCTGGTTCTGATCCTTCTGCTGGCAGGTTTCTTTGGTCTTGAACCCCTCGGCGTACCGGTCAGCCTGGTTGCCGCCATCGGCGCACTGATTCTTTACGTTATCGCCAGGAAAGGTCACGCCATTAATACCGGTAAAGTGCTGCGCGGAGCACCGTGGCAAATCGTTATCTTCTCGCTGGGTATGTATCTGGTGGTTTATGGTTTACGTAATGCGGGGCTGACGCACACCCTTTCTGCCCTGCTGAATCAGCTGGCAGAGCAGGGTTTATGGGCCTCTACGCTGGGGACCGGGTTCCTCACCGCCTTCCTCTCTTCCATCATGAACAATATGCCGACCGTTCTGATCGGCGCGTTGTCGATTGAGGGCAGCTCAGCCACGGGCGTCATCAGGGAGGCGATGATTTATGCCAACGTGATCGGCAGCGATCTGGGGCCCAAAATCACCCCGATTGGCAGCCTGGCAACACTGTTATGGTTGCATGTGTTGTCACAGAAGAATATGACGATTACCTGGGGATATTACTTCCGTGTGGGCATTGTCATGACCCTTCCGGTGCTGTTTGTCACGCTGGCAGCTTTAGCACTGCGGTTGTCTGTCGTGCTGTAA
- a CDS encoding metalloregulator ArsR/SmtB family transcription factor yields the protein MLQPVQLFKLLADETRATIVMLLRESGELCVCDICAATAESQPKISRHLALLREAGLVTDRREGKWVHYRLSPQMPAWSATIIDSAWNCDRENIRHKLNNKSPVSC from the coding sequence ATGCTACAGCCTGTCCAGCTTTTTAAACTGCTTGCTGACGAAACGCGCGCAACGATTGTGATGCTCCTCAGGGAATCAGGAGAGCTTTGCGTCTGCGATATCTGTGCCGCAACAGCGGAATCTCAGCCTAAAATCTCCCGTCACCTTGCACTGTTACGCGAAGCCGGGCTGGTCACAGACCGCCGGGAAGGTAAATGGGTGCATTACCGCCTCTCACCACAAATGCCTGCGTGGTCAGCGACCATCATCGATTCGGCATGGAACTGTGACCGCGAAAACATACGCCACAAACTGAACAATAAGTCACCGGTTTCGTGTTAA
- a CDS encoding glycoside hydrolase family 10 protein, with the protein MASSRHFSCITAVKYPAAIVAFALLLASCSSTPPKSLVTPLPPVTKHPLPGQPVLSHEPVRGVWLATVSRLDWPPVNSVNTGSTSLRISQQQQALTAKLDKLKSLGINTVFFQVKPDGTAFWPSKILPWSDMLTGKIGQDPGYDPLQFMLDEAHKRGMKVHAWFNPYRVSVNTKSSTVAELNQTLPLHPASVFVLHRDWIRTSGDRFVVDPGIPEARDWITSIVAEVVARYPVDGVQFDDYFYSESPGSALDDSLTFRKYGQGYASKADWRRHNTQQLIEQVSRTIKQLKPGVEFGVSPAGVWRNVSHDPAGSQTSGAAAYDEAYADTRLWVQQGLLDYIAPQLYWPFSRKAARYDVLANWWANVVKPTHTRLYIGVALYKVGEPSKNEPDWTVSGGVPELKKQLDMNESVSQINGTILFRENYLNQPQTQDAVRYLKSRWGS; encoded by the coding sequence ATCGCTTCTTCCCGTCATTTTTCGTGTATCACTGCCGTTAAATATCCTGCTGCCATTGTGGCGTTTGCGTTGTTGCTGGCAAGCTGTTCCTCGACACCGCCAAAATCACTGGTGACGCCGCTGCCGCCAGTGACGAAGCACCCTCTTCCCGGTCAACCGGTGCTGAGCCATGAACCCGTGCGCGGCGTCTGGCTGGCCACGGTTTCCCGCCTCGACTGGCCGCCGGTTAATTCGGTAAATACCGGCAGTACGTCTTTACGCATCAGCCAGCAGCAACAGGCACTGACGGCCAAACTGGACAAGCTTAAAAGTCTGGGCATCAATACGGTGTTCTTCCAGGTGAAACCTGACGGCACAGCATTCTGGCCATCAAAAATTTTGCCGTGGTCAGATATGCTTACGGGCAAGATTGGTCAGGATCCGGGCTATGATCCGCTGCAGTTTATGCTCGATGAAGCGCACAAACGCGGCATGAAGGTGCACGCCTGGTTTAACCCTTACCGCGTGTCGGTGAATACCAAATCTTCGACAGTGGCAGAACTGAATCAGACATTGCCGCTGCATCCGGCCAGCGTGTTCGTGCTGCACCGTGACTGGATCCGAACCTCCGGCGATCGTTTCGTGGTTGACCCCGGTATTCCTGAAGCGCGCGACTGGATAACCAGCATCGTGGCGGAAGTGGTGGCGCGTTATCCGGTCGATGGTGTGCAGTTTGATGACTATTTTTATTCAGAATCACCGGGTTCCGCGCTGGATGACAGCCTGACGTTCCGCAAATACGGTCAGGGTTATGCCTCAAAAGCCGACTGGCGGCGTCACAATACCCAGCAACTGATTGAGCAGGTTTCGCGCACCATAAAACAGCTGAAACCGGGTGTGGAATTTGGCGTCAGTCCGGCGGGTGTCTGGCGCAATGTGTCACATGATCCGGCGGGTTCACAAACCTCCGGTGCAGCGGCTTATGATGAAGCCTATGCGGATACCCGCCTGTGGGTGCAACAGGGTTTGCTCGATTACATTGCGCCGCAACTGTACTGGCCATTCTCCCGCAAGGCAGCGCGTTATGACGTACTGGCAAACTGGTGGGCAAATGTGGTCAAGCCCACACATACGCGCCTCTACATTGGTGTGGCGTTGTATAAAGTGGGCGAACCGTCAAAAAATGAACCGGACTGGACGGTAAGCGGCGGCGTGCCGGAGCTGAAAAAACAGCTCGATATGAATGAATCCGTGTCACAAATTAACGGTACGATTTTATTCCGCGAAAACTACCTCAACCAGCCGCAGACGCAGGACGCGGTCCGTTACCTGAAAAGCCGCTGGGGAAGCTGA
- a CDS encoding GNAT family N-acetyltransferase produces the protein MRFIEKNPQGRKPLTLSLDEEKETPPEYERHAMNFSLFTDNHENVAAGRCSVQSESGSSDYLYISAIYVEGNTNTPTKSNPNRFIGLGQILLFSAIRYGLELNIENASLLPVDDSQGFYLKMGFHPNIAGSVNRMDTTGVSLSSGSGKLNAQWVNRFAHASFLNRHFRGSNWTGNIRNIHLNLRQKVMNNWTIIA, from the coding sequence ATGCGCTTTATAGAGAAAAATCCTCAGGGCAGAAAACCATTAACTCTCAGCCTGGACGAAGAAAAAGAAACGCCCCCAGAATATGAAAGGCATGCGATGAATTTTTCGCTATTCACGGACAATCATGAAAATGTTGCTGCGGGGCGGTGCAGTGTACAGAGTGAATCCGGAAGTAGCGATTATTTATATATCTCGGCGATATATGTTGAAGGAAATACCAACACGCCTACGAAATCTAATCCCAACAGATTTATCGGACTGGGGCAAATTTTGTTATTTTCCGCCATAAGATACGGGCTGGAACTGAATATCGAAAACGCTTCATTATTGCCGGTAGACGATAGCCAGGGATTCTATTTAAAAATGGGTTTTCACCCGAATATCGCCGGCTCAGTGAACAGGATGGATACCACCGGGGTTTCGCTCAGTTCGGGTAGCGGAAAATTAAATGCGCAGTGGGTCAATCGTTTCGCCCATGCTTCCTTCCTGAACCGGCATTTTCGTGGCTCCAACTGGACAGGTAATATTCGTAATATTCACTTAAATCTGCGACAAAAAGTTATGAATAACTGGACTATCATCGCGTGA
- a CDS encoding helix-turn-helix domain-containing protein produces MTMVTESDKGKDLSRATAELLAELIPYLQFRTVPAGSRFYLYENGEFHCYFIRKGWFKTFHNDEPVLIGVISVPGIIGIGGAVPADAKMFIQAQDEGEIARATVAEMHALIERLDLWEALTKHLLRMTNKLYVKSTLLTAPTSYEILRHQLMELMNEPPEIRENIPAAHYIQLKTHLSRSTIMKVLSQLKLGGYLRLDNGILKEVIRLPLKY; encoded by the coding sequence ATGACGATGGTTACCGAAAGTGATAAGGGCAAAGACCTCAGTCGGGCTACCGCTGAGCTATTGGCAGAGCTCATTCCCTATCTCCAGTTCCGTACTGTCCCCGCAGGCTCGCGCTTCTATCTGTATGAGAACGGGGAATTTCATTGTTATTTCATTCGCAAAGGCTGGTTTAAAACCTTTCATAACGACGAACCGGTATTGATCGGTGTTATTTCTGTACCGGGGATTATCGGGATTGGCGGCGCGGTTCCCGCAGACGCCAAAATGTTTATTCAGGCACAGGATGAGGGAGAAATTGCCCGTGCCACTGTGGCAGAAATGCATGCTTTGATTGAACGCCTGGATCTGTGGGAGGCTCTGACCAAACATCTTCTCAGGATGACCAACAAACTCTATGTCAAAAGCACCCTGCTGACGGCACCAACATCCTATGAAATTCTGCGCCATCAGCTTATGGAACTCATGAACGAACCGCCGGAAATACGCGAAAATATTCCCGCTGCCCACTATATTCAGCTCAAGACACACCTTTCGCGCAGCACGATCATGAAAGTGCTTTCACAACTAAAACTGGGGGGATATCTGAGGCTGGATAACGGTATTCTGAAAGAAGTGATCCGTTTGCCGCTGAAATACTGA
- a CDS encoding YebG family protein: MAVETKFVVVRKGEEKMTFANKKEADAYDKMLDMADAFTEWLLQSNIDMDETLAENIALHLAEQKDTVQHILRTSKLPEAESAPQPAAETSTQAADVAENVVIEETVAEEIVAEKPAAAKKVRTVKAA; the protein is encoded by the coding sequence ATGGCTGTTGAAACAAAATTTGTTGTCGTCAGAAAAGGTGAAGAGAAAATGACATTTGCCAATAAGAAAGAAGCAGACGCTTACGACAAGATGCTCGACATGGCAGATGCTTTTACTGAATGGCTGTTACAAAGCAATATCGACATGGATGAAACTCTCGCGGAAAACATTGCGCTTCACCTCGCCGAACAGAAAGACACCGTCCAGCATATTTTGCGTACCAGCAAATTGCCGGAAGCAGAGTCAGCGCCGCAACCCGCCGCTGAAACATCAACACAAGCCGCAGACGTCGCAGAAAACGTGGTTATTGAAGAAACGGTTGCTGAAGAGATCGTTGCTGAAAAACCTGCCGCCGCTAAGAAAGTACGTACGGTAAAAGCCGCGTAA
- a CDS encoding B3/4 domain-containing protein, with the protein MIVVNPSLDPTLARIAPGFRVLSISAQAAPIINPALAQETLQNACRFVLENDFSWTDEHLSAWGEVFKAFGAKPKRTPCSADALRKRVLKDGTMPAIDPVVDLYNAVSIQYAIPVGGENISAYIGHPLLTFATGSEPFDTLKAGEPVMESPDAGEVIWRDDAGVTCRRWNWRQGIRTRLDSDAQNMWFILESLPAMPLQALHDAGDMLIHGLEQMMPGVQTDVKLITLP; encoded by the coding sequence ATGATCGTCGTTAACCCGTCACTCGATCCGACGCTTGCCCGTATCGCCCCTGGCTTTCGCGTATTAAGTATATCGGCGCAGGCAGCGCCGATAATCAATCCTGCGCTCGCGCAGGAAACTTTGCAAAATGCCTGTCGTTTTGTGCTTGAGAATGATTTTTCCTGGACAGATGAACATCTGAGCGCCTGGGGTGAAGTGTTTAAAGCCTTTGGCGCAAAACCTAAACGCACTCCCTGCTCTGCAGATGCTCTCAGAAAACGCGTACTCAAAGACGGCACCATGCCTGCCATCGATCCGGTAGTGGATCTCTATAATGCGGTGAGTATTCAATACGCCATTCCGGTCGGCGGGGAAAATATTTCAGCCTACATTGGACACCCGCTGCTGACCTTCGCCACAGGCAGCGAGCCGTTTGACACACTCAAAGCAGGAGAACCGGTGATGGAGTCACCTGACGCCGGTGAAGTGATCTGGCGAGATGACGCAGGCGTAACCTGCCGGCGCTGGAACTGGCGTCAGGGCATCAGAACCCGCCTCGACAGCGACGCGCAAAATATGTGGTTCATTCTCGAAAGCCTGCCAGCCATGCCGTTGCAGGCATTGCACGACGCCGGAGATATGTTAATTCACGGGCTTGAGCAGATGATGCCGGGCGTTCAAACCGATGTAAAACTCATCACGCTGCCCTGA